From Paenibacillus thermoaerophilus:
TATTCGGTGCTGGAGGCGATGAGCTGCCGCTGCCCGGTGCTGACGACCGATTCCGAGGGCGTTCGCAGTTCCGTCATCCAGAACCGGACCGGTCTCTATTACACGTTGGGGAACTTCCCGGAAGCGGTGGATCAGGCCCATCGGCTGTTGACCGACCATCCGCTGCGGGAGCGGCTGAGGAACGAAGCCCTGCTGCACGTGCGCCGCCATTTCGACCCCGGCCATTACGCCGTTCAATTTAAACGCATGCTCCGCGAGCTTGGACTGTAGTCCTGAGCAAGCAGGCGGACCCTAAAAAATCCCTGTGCGATTGCTCATCCGGCAATCGCACAGGGACTTTTTTTATAATGACAGAAGATGATCGAGAATCCCCACCAGATCGAGAAACATATTGTTCTGCACCAGCTCCCACCGTTCCGCATAATAAGGCTCCGGCCTCCAATCGAAACGCTCGTACAGCCGGGTGACCGGTTCGCCGTCCCGCAACCGCAAGACAACCGCCCGCAACGCGCCGTGCAGCGTCTCCGCCACGCGCAAGTACCGGCCGGGCCGCTCGCGCTGAAGCCGGTGGTATTCGCAGACGACGAGATTGATTTCGTTCAAATATTTGGGCTGCGGCAAATAAGCGAGCGCCATCGCGGCCACATCGATCTCGCCCGGATATTTCTCGCGGAACCGCCAGAAATTCAAGTGCGCCTCGCGCAAATTCCCGACCGATACCGGATGCTCCTGATGGTAGACGCGGTTATGCCGGTCGTGAAAAAACCGGGCGCCCCGCTTGTAGAGGCGATAGCCCATCTCGCTGTCGTCCCACCCGTATCCATCGTACTCCTCGAACAGGCCGACGGACAGCAAAAGCTCTCGGCGCACGGAAACGTTGCCGGTAAAAAACAAGATCCAGGACAGCGCAAACCCGTTGAAATGATCTCCGTACACCCTGAAAATGACATTCTCGTAGTAATCGGAGATGGGCTTGTCGAACGAAAACAGCTTGAAGCATCCCGCGGCGATGCCCGCTTCGTCGAACAGGCAGACCTTGTGGTCGGGCGGCGGCTTCAGGCCCAGGGACAAGTCCCGATAGGCGTCGCTAAGAGCCAAAAACTGATAGACATGCGCTTTCTGCGCTTCGGAAAAATCCGGATACCACATCGTGTACGCGCCTTTAAGCAGCATCGCTCCGCATACGACCAGGCTGGCGTCGGCCTGATGGAGCTCGTAATGCCTTTGCAGATACGTCGGCTCCACCAGCATCTCGGCGTCCAGGAAC
This genomic window contains:
- a CDS encoding glycosyltransferase family 2 protein — protein: MTQPEISVIMPSYNKYPQNLFTLLTLNNQTFDLSRVEVILVDDGSTDDTRVIPHRHAFRFRLRYIRTPTNIGRPRARNRGVQAAQGRLLVFLDAEMLVEPTYLQRHYELHQADASLVVCGAMLLKGAYTMWYPDFSEAQKAHVYQFLALSDAYRDLSLGLKPPPDHKVCLFDEAGIAAGCFKLFSFDKPISDYYENVIFRVYGDHFNGFALSWILFFTGNVSVRRELLLSVGLFEEYDGYGWDDSEMGYRLYKRGARFFHDRHNRVYHQEHPVSVGNLREAHLNFWRFREKYPGEIDVAAMALAYLPQPKYLNEINLVVCEYHRLQRERPGRYLRVAETLHGALRAVVLRLRDGEPVTRLYERFDWRPEPYYAERWELVQNNMFLDLVGILDHLLSL